In Streptomyces hawaiiensis, one genomic interval encodes:
- a CDS encoding FAD-dependent monooxygenase, with product MHAAEAIPSHVSVLVVGAGPTGLMLSAELALHGSRPLLIDALPSPSGQSRALGFTVRTLEVFKQRGILGRFQGLAQVSGVHFAGLNIDGDHLSSTMRPANQYPQSKTEQVLAAWAEELGVTVRRPWALTSMEPTDTGYRCVLSGPAEQKIVEADYVVGCDGAASAVREAIGMPTKRTPPSVQMLLGDLRGCGLPNEPFGVKHEKGMVMSAPLGDGTERVIVCDFSQPMRPQGTPVTHAEIKAAYENVVGTPLVDGECLWASSFSDASSLVESYRSGRALLVGDSAHTHLPAGGQGMNVSIQDAVNLGWKLALVSLGRAPETLLDSYHTERYPVGRELLLNTAAQGQMFLRGPEVDPLREVIRRLLNIREVSILLADGVSGLDIRYDMGVPNASPPIGERLPPDAFTVVETGGDVAEELRHGSALLVLRSPDSPASSLVTPWRDQVRVVHARPTPSHGNEDLAASSDLFVRPDGHVAWAGTDFDELSASLSRWLGKPTA from the coding sequence ATGCACGCCGCAGAAGCCATACCGTCACACGTATCGGTTCTCGTCGTGGGAGCCGGCCCCACAGGTCTCATGCTCAGTGCTGAGCTGGCGCTCCACGGAAGCCGGCCGTTGCTGATCGACGCGCTGCCGAGCCCGAGCGGACAGTCCCGGGCCCTGGGCTTCACGGTGCGGACGCTGGAGGTCTTCAAGCAACGAGGCATCCTGGGCCGCTTCCAGGGACTCGCCCAGGTGTCCGGAGTGCATTTCGCCGGTCTGAACATCGACGGCGATCACCTGTCCAGCACGATGCGCCCGGCCAACCAGTACCCGCAGTCCAAGACCGAACAGGTCCTCGCCGCCTGGGCCGAAGAGCTGGGAGTCACGGTGCGGCGGCCCTGGGCGCTGACCTCCATGGAGCCCACCGACACCGGGTACCGCTGTGTGCTCAGCGGCCCGGCCGAGCAGAAGATCGTCGAAGCGGACTACGTGGTCGGCTGCGACGGAGCAGCGAGCGCCGTTCGCGAAGCGATCGGCATGCCGACCAAGCGCACTCCCCCTTCCGTGCAGATGCTCCTCGGCGACCTGCGGGGGTGCGGCCTGCCCAACGAGCCCTTCGGGGTCAAGCACGAAAAGGGCATGGTCATGTCCGCTCCGCTGGGCGACGGGACGGAACGGGTGATCGTCTGCGACTTCTCCCAGCCGATGCGGCCGCAGGGCACCCCGGTCACGCACGCCGAGATCAAGGCCGCGTACGAGAACGTCGTCGGCACCCCACTGGTCGACGGCGAATGCCTCTGGGCGAGCTCGTTCTCGGACGCGTCGTCCCTCGTGGAGTCGTACCGGTCCGGTCGTGCGCTGCTCGTCGGCGACAGCGCCCACACTCACCTTCCGGCCGGCGGGCAGGGCATGAACGTCTCGATCCAGGACGCGGTGAACCTCGGCTGGAAGCTCGCGCTGGTGAGCCTGGGGCGCGCGCCGGAGACGCTGCTGGACAGTTACCACACCGAGCGGTACCCGGTCGGCCGGGAACTGTTGCTCAACACCGCCGCCCAGGGGCAGATGTTCCTGCGAGGTCCGGAAGTGGACCCGCTGCGCGAGGTCATACGGCGGTTGCTGAACATCCGGGAGGTGTCCATCCTGCTGGCCGACGGGGTCAGCGGACTGGACATTCGCTACGACATGGGCGTTCCGAACGCGTCGCCGCCCATCGGTGAACGGCTGCCGCCGGATGCGTTCACCGTCGTCGAAACCGGCGGCGACGTCGCCGAGGAGTTGCGGCACGGCTCCGCCCTGCTGGTCCTCCGGTCTCCCGACAGCCCGGCCTCCTCGCTGGTCACGCCGTGGCGGGACCAGGTGCGCGTAGTGCACGCACGCCCCACGCCATCGCATGGGAACGAGGACCTGGCCGCGTCATCCGACTTGTTCGTGCGGCCGGACGGTCACGTCGCGTGGGCGGGCACTGATTTCGACGAATTGAGCGCTTCGCTGAGCCGCTGGCTCGGAAAGCCCACCGCGTAA
- a CDS encoding TcmI family type II polyketide cyclase, whose protein sequence is MFSSLIIARMDISHADAVADVFTGFDATDMPARMGTRRRELFHYRGLYFHLQDFESPNGAGAVEAAKTDPRFIQVSNDLKPYIEAYSPDWRSPKDAMAERFYHWSSER, encoded by the coding sequence TTGTTCAGCTCTCTGATCATCGCCCGGATGGACATCAGCCATGCGGACGCGGTAGCAGACGTCTTCACCGGCTTCGACGCCACCGACATGCCGGCGAGGATGGGCACCCGGCGCCGCGAACTGTTCCATTACCGCGGCCTCTATTTCCACCTGCAGGACTTCGAGAGTCCGAACGGGGCCGGCGCGGTCGAAGCGGCCAAAACCGACCCGCGTTTCATTCAGGTGAGCAATGACCTCAAGCCGTACATCGAAGCCTATTCCCCGGACTGGCGATCGCCGAAGGACGCCATGGCAGAGCGCTTCTATCACTGGAGTTCCGAACGATGA
- a CDS encoding beta-ketoacyl-[acyl-carrier-protein] synthase family protein translates to MTRRAFITGIGVVAPGAVGRDRFWDLLTQGRTATRRLSLCDPEPFRSRVAAEVDFSAEAAGLSELQSKELDRAAQFALVAAREAVEDAAWSGTCPPERAGVIVGSAVGATTKLEEVYRQLSRDGALWDVIPDSPTELYSYFVPSSFASEIARDFGLTGQSGVVSTGCTSGIDSVGNAMELIQSGILDAVVCGATDAPISPITVACFDTIKATSTYNDTPETASRPFDATRSGFVLGEGSAMFVLESEESVARRGARVYGEVRGYASRCNAYHMTGLKADGRELAEAVVSALGQARMDPGQIDYVNAHGSGTKQNDRHETAALKSSLGPAAHDVPISSIKSMIGHSLGAIGSLEIAACALALRHNVIPPTANLTRPDPELDLDYVPVHARKQPTDSVLTTGSGFGGFQSAMVLTDPEKFS, encoded by the coding sequence ATGACCCGCAGGGCCTTCATCACCGGGATCGGCGTCGTCGCGCCCGGAGCCGTCGGACGAGACCGCTTCTGGGACCTGTTGACTCAGGGGCGCACCGCCACCCGCCGGCTCAGTCTCTGTGACCCGGAGCCGTTCAGATCCCGTGTGGCCGCCGAAGTCGACTTCAGCGCCGAAGCCGCGGGGCTGTCCGAGCTGCAGTCCAAGGAGCTGGACCGTGCGGCCCAGTTCGCCCTGGTCGCCGCCCGTGAAGCGGTGGAGGACGCGGCCTGGTCGGGGACGTGCCCTCCGGAACGCGCCGGGGTGATCGTGGGCTCGGCCGTCGGCGCCACGACCAAGCTCGAGGAGGTCTACCGGCAGCTCAGCCGCGACGGCGCACTCTGGGACGTGATCCCGGATTCCCCTACCGAGCTGTACTCGTACTTCGTGCCCAGCTCGTTCGCTTCCGAGATCGCGCGGGATTTCGGCCTCACGGGGCAGAGCGGCGTCGTGTCGACCGGATGCACCTCCGGGATCGACTCCGTGGGCAACGCGATGGAGCTGATCCAGAGCGGCATCCTGGACGCTGTCGTCTGCGGTGCCACCGACGCGCCCATCTCGCCGATCACCGTTGCCTGTTTCGACACGATCAAGGCGACGTCGACCTACAACGACACCCCGGAAACCGCCTCACGCCCCTTCGACGCGACGCGGTCCGGCTTCGTCCTCGGTGAGGGCAGCGCGATGTTCGTCCTCGAGTCGGAGGAATCCGTCGCGCGTCGCGGCGCACGCGTCTACGGCGAGGTCAGGGGATACGCCAGCCGCTGCAACGCCTACCACATGACGGGTCTCAAGGCCGACGGGCGCGAGCTGGCGGAGGCCGTCGTCTCCGCTCTTGGCCAGGCACGTATGGACCCGGGCCAAATCGACTACGTCAACGCCCACGGCAGCGGGACGAAACAGAACGACCGGCACGAGACGGCCGCCCTGAAGTCCTCCCTCGGGCCCGCCGCCCACGATGTGCCCATCAGCTCCATCAAATCGATGATCGGTCATTCGCTGGGTGCCATCGGCTCGTTGGAGATCGCCGCGTGCGCTCTGGCGCTGCGGCACAACGTGATCCCGCCGACGGCGAACCTCACCCGGCCGGATCCGGAACTCGACCTGGACTACGTGCCGGTGCACGCGCGGAAGCAGCCGACCGACAGCGTCCTGACGACCGGAAGCGGCTTCGGTGGGTTCCAGAGCGCCATGGTTCTCACGGATCCGGAGAAGTTCTCATGA
- a CDS encoding ketosynthase chain-length factor translates to MTAHINGIDIISPLGLSREEHWKALLDGCSGLGPTQSFDSARYDNPISGEILHFGPDELPKRLVPATDRMTQMSLVAAAGAFDDSGIDMSQVDPLDVGVMTAATAGGYAFGQKELQNLWSKGPKYVSTHQSYAWFYAVNTGQISIRHGCQGHSGVIVADDAGGLDAIAFAARRLARGNQIMLTGSVDSTMCPWGRVAHASTGHLSKSADAQAAYLPFDERAAGWVNGEGGAHLVLQSHSDGRYAAVLGHGATVDDPRAAPGTGLGQAIRIALDAARLRPGDIQVVFADAAGTREADRAEAAALVEIFGPHSVPVTAPKAATGRMGCGTASLDVAMAVLAIRDQTIPPTLNVEADESLGVNLCGVATQHPITNVLVLARGVGGFNSALIVGT, encoded by the coding sequence ATGACCGCACACATCAACGGCATCGACATCATCTCTCCGCTGGGCCTGTCCCGAGAAGAACACTGGAAGGCCCTCCTCGACGGATGCAGCGGTCTGGGGCCGACGCAGTCGTTCGACTCCGCCAGGTACGACAACCCCATCAGCGGAGAGATCCTCCACTTCGGTCCGGACGAACTGCCCAAGCGGCTGGTGCCGGCCACCGACCGCATGACCCAGATGTCGCTGGTGGCCGCCGCTGGGGCCTTCGACGACAGCGGTATCGACATGAGCCAGGTCGACCCCCTCGATGTCGGTGTCATGACGGCGGCCACCGCGGGCGGCTATGCGTTCGGGCAGAAGGAGCTGCAGAACCTGTGGTCCAAGGGGCCCAAGTACGTCAGCACCCATCAGTCCTACGCCTGGTTCTACGCGGTGAACACCGGCCAGATCTCCATCCGTCACGGCTGCCAGGGCCACAGCGGCGTGATCGTCGCCGATGACGCCGGTGGCCTCGACGCGATCGCCTTCGCCGCCCGCCGCCTGGCACGGGGGAACCAGATCATGCTCACCGGGTCGGTGGACAGCACCATGTGTCCCTGGGGGCGGGTCGCGCACGCCTCGACCGGTCACCTGTCGAAGTCCGCCGACGCGCAGGCCGCGTACCTTCCGTTCGACGAACGGGCGGCCGGGTGGGTCAACGGTGAAGGCGGCGCCCACCTCGTACTGCAGTCGCACAGCGACGGCCGCTACGCGGCGGTGCTCGGCCACGGTGCGACCGTGGACGACCCGCGGGCCGCCCCCGGGACGGGCCTCGGACAGGCGATCCGCATCGCGCTCGACGCGGCGCGGCTTCGCCCCGGTGACATCCAAGTGGTCTTCGCCGACGCGGCCGGCACCCGGGAAGCGGACCGGGCCGAGGCCGCCGCCCTGGTGGAGATCTTCGGTCCCCACTCCGTCCCCGTCACCGCGCCCAAGGCGGCGACCGGCCGTATGGGCTGCGGAACGGCTTCACTCGATGTCGCCATGGCGGTGCTCGCCATCCGGGACCAGACGATCCCCCCGACCCTCAACGTCGAAGCGGACGAGTCCCTGGGGGTCAACCTGTGCGGCGTCGCCACCCAACACCCCATAACCAACGTCCTGGTCCTGGCCAGGGGCGTCGGTGGGTTCAACTCCGCCCTGATCGTCGGGACATGA
- a CDS encoding acyl carrier protein, translated as MPARVTMNDLKRALEEGSGVDEGVDLDTDLRTMAFSELGYDSLAVLETGLRLGRENNIELDDSVFTDLDTPQQMLDAVNEALERQSAVS; from the coding sequence ATGCCTGCACGCGTCACCATGAACGACCTCAAGCGAGCTCTCGAAGAGGGTTCCGGTGTCGACGAGGGGGTCGACCTCGACACGGATCTGAGGACGATGGCGTTCTCCGAGCTGGGCTACGACTCTCTGGCCGTCCTGGAGACCGGTCTGCGCCTGGGTCGCGAGAACAACATCGAACTCGACGACTCGGTGTTCACCGACCTCGACACGCCCCAGCAGATGCTGGACGCGGTCAACGAGGCCCTCGAGCGTCAGTCGGCGGTGTCATGA
- a CDS encoding SDR family NAD(P)-dependent oxidoreductase: MSLPRHALVTGGSSGIGKSIAQRLASAGHSVTICGRDSARLQDAAKELSDLGAPVTSLIADVSDPRQVRDLVRQAVETNGPIGILVNNAGRNGGGKTAELTDELWREVLSTNLDSVFYVTREVLARGGIHEVDHGRIINIASTAGKQGVLLAAPYSASKHGVVGFTKAVGKELAPQGIAMNAVCPGYVETPMASRVRQAYASAWDTTEEEVLSAFEAKIPLGRYSTPDEVASLVEYLTTEGAASITAQAFNVCGGLGNF; the protein is encoded by the coding sequence ATGAGCCTCCCCCGTCACGCCCTCGTCACCGGTGGGTCGAGCGGCATAGGAAAGTCCATCGCCCAGCGCCTGGCTTCGGCCGGACACAGCGTCACGATCTGCGGTCGCGACTCCGCCAGGCTCCAGGACGCCGCCAAGGAACTGTCCGATCTCGGTGCGCCCGTCACGTCGCTGATCGCCGATGTGAGCGATCCGCGACAGGTACGCGATCTGGTCCGCCAGGCCGTGGAGACGAACGGTCCCATCGGAATCCTCGTCAACAACGCCGGCAGGAACGGCGGTGGCAAGACCGCGGAGCTGACCGACGAGCTGTGGCGAGAGGTGTTGAGCACCAACCTCGACAGCGTCTTCTACGTCACCCGTGAGGTCCTGGCCCGTGGCGGCATCCACGAGGTGGACCACGGCCGGATCATCAACATCGCCTCCACCGCGGGGAAACAGGGAGTCCTGCTGGCCGCTCCCTACTCCGCTTCCAAGCACGGTGTCGTCGGCTTCACCAAGGCGGTGGGCAAGGAGCTCGCGCCTCAGGGCATCGCGATGAACGCGGTCTGCCCGGGATATGTGGAAACCCCGATGGCTTCCCGTGTCCGGCAGGCATACGCCAGCGCCTGGGACACCACGGAGGAGGAAGTCCTGTCCGCCTTCGAGGCGAAGATTCCGCTCGGCCGGTACAGCACACCCGACGAGGTCGCGTCCCTGGTCGAGTACCTCACGACCGAAGGCGCCGCCTCGATCACGGCTCAGGCATTCAACGTGTGCGGCGGCCTCGGAAACTTCTAG
- a CDS encoding aromatase/cyclase: MTDPARVDLHTTTITSSADAVYRRLEDVGQWSQMFEPTIHGAELARNGNKQTIQLWATANGEPKTWVSERELDPVARTIRFAQTVTSPPVAEMAGEWKVVPLSEDSCTVELTHTYRAEHDSAESLAWIARAVETNSTKELSALRFACERDADSELSPFTFTDSVDTTVDPVLLFSFLDRGELWAGRLEHVAEAEMKEFSDGLQLLRMRTRTPDGDTHVTESYRVSQSPARLLYKQVTLPALLTLHTGEWTITPAGESWRVTSKHTVAIDPEAVPKVLGPSATVSDAKQLARRNLGNNSLRTLEAAVRWAGTAVSQR; this comes from the coding sequence ATGACCGATCCGGCACGCGTAGACCTGCACACCACCACGATCACCAGCAGCGCCGACGCGGTGTACCGCCGCCTGGAGGACGTCGGGCAGTGGTCCCAGATGTTCGAGCCGACCATCCACGGCGCGGAGCTGGCTCGGAACGGGAACAAGCAGACGATCCAGCTGTGGGCCACTGCCAACGGTGAACCCAAGACCTGGGTCTCCGAGCGGGAGCTCGATCCCGTCGCGCGCACCATCCGCTTCGCGCAGACCGTCACCTCGCCGCCCGTCGCGGAGATGGCCGGCGAGTGGAAGGTCGTGCCCCTGTCCGAGGACAGTTGCACAGTCGAACTGACGCACACCTACCGTGCGGAGCACGACTCGGCGGAGTCGCTCGCATGGATCGCCCGTGCCGTGGAGACCAACAGCACGAAGGAGCTCTCGGCGCTCAGGTTCGCCTGCGAACGGGACGCGGACAGCGAGCTGAGTCCTTTCACCTTCACGGATTCGGTGGACACGACGGTCGATCCCGTCCTGCTGTTCTCGTTCCTGGACCGTGGTGAGCTGTGGGCCGGGCGCCTGGAACACGTTGCCGAGGCCGAGATGAAGGAGTTCTCCGACGGCCTGCAGCTCCTGCGGATGCGGACGAGGACGCCGGACGGCGACACCCATGTCACGGAGTCCTACCGGGTGTCCCAGAGCCCGGCCAGGCTGTTGTACAAGCAGGTGACGCTCCCGGCGCTGCTGACGCTCCACACCGGCGAGTGGACCATCACCCCGGCCGGGGAGAGCTGGCGGGTCACGTCGAAGCACACCGTGGCGATCGATCCCGAAGCGGTGCCGAAGGTTCTCGGTCCCAGCGCCACGGTCTCGGACGCGAAGCAGCTCGCTCGGCGGAACCTGGGAAACAACAGCCTGCGGACCCTTGAAGCAGCGGTCCGCTGGGCCGGCACCGCTGTCTCGCAGAGGTGA
- a CDS encoding FAD-dependent monooxygenase, which yields MTEPEAPDVLVVGAGPSGLLLGGILAKAGAGVTVLESREAPNPQTRASTLHARAMEIFDSHGVEFDPELPRHTHGHYGGLPVDLSQVRSGRAGVWKCPQPDLVRTLTGWARRHGVRLLSGEHVESVREQGGRCLVTTRTGRSFSGALLVAADGQRSTVRSLLGIECDGAPATRVLVQADFHHSRLARRRFERRGRYTVTAAPLSAEITRVMVHDPLWPEGEARTLEDLRTAWATSTGETLPADPSWLRTFSDDTKVARRLVEGRVVLCGDAAHPFIPIGGQALNTSLMDAEALGWRVLRYLDDGDPQALLDYQDERLSWLNVLAGRLRAQARLLFDTDAAATRSKAVVAGKLAGDAVYRTKIADGLAGVDVCYRTPTHAVRRRLDPAQLRRAGVVPGVSHVQRALVSDNGDDVDAWIRPDHHWYPVARAEALRDWDDAVSPLDDLEPEVAL from the coding sequence GTGACCGAGCCCGAAGCTCCGGACGTTCTCGTCGTCGGCGCCGGGCCCAGTGGGCTGCTGCTGGGCGGGATCCTCGCCAAGGCGGGTGCGGGGGTCACAGTGCTGGAATCCCGGGAGGCGCCGAACCCGCAGACCCGTGCCTCCACGTTGCACGCCCGTGCCATGGAGATCTTCGACTCCCACGGGGTCGAGTTCGACCCGGAACTGCCACGGCACACCCACGGACACTACGGCGGCTTGCCCGTGGACCTCTCGCAGGTCCGTTCCGGGCGGGCGGGAGTCTGGAAGTGCCCCCAGCCGGACCTGGTGCGGACGCTGACCGGCTGGGCCCGCCGGCACGGCGTGCGGTTGCTCTCCGGGGAGCACGTGGAGTCCGTCCGCGAGCAAGGTGGGCGTTGTCTGGTGACCACCCGGACCGGCAGGTCGTTCAGCGGAGCCCTGCTGGTCGCCGCGGACGGACAGCGGAGCACGGTCCGGTCGCTGCTGGGCATCGAGTGTGACGGTGCGCCGGCCACGCGCGTTCTGGTGCAGGCCGATTTCCACCACTCCCGGCTGGCGAGGCGACGCTTCGAGCGACGTGGGCGGTACACCGTGACCGCCGCGCCGCTCAGTGCCGAGATCACACGGGTGATGGTGCACGATCCGCTCTGGCCCGAGGGCGAAGCCCGCACCCTGGAAGATCTCCGTACCGCCTGGGCGACGTCCACCGGCGAGACGTTGCCGGCAGACCCCTCGTGGCTGCGGACGTTCAGCGATGACACGAAAGTGGCGCGCCGGCTGGTCGAAGGCCGTGTCGTGTTGTGCGGCGACGCCGCCCACCCCTTCATTCCCATCGGAGGCCAGGCGTTGAACACGTCGTTGATGGACGCCGAGGCGCTCGGCTGGCGGGTCCTGAGGTATCTGGACGACGGGGACCCGCAGGCTCTCCTCGACTACCAGGACGAGCGGCTCTCCTGGCTGAACGTCCTGGCGGGGAGGCTGCGAGCACAGGCCCGTCTGCTGTTCGACACCGACGCCGCGGCCACGCGGAGCAAGGCTGTGGTGGCCGGGAAACTGGCCGGGGACGCGGTCTACCGAACGAAGATCGCCGACGGCCTGGCCGGCGTCGACGTGTGCTACCGGACGCCCACCCACGCGGTTCGCCGGCGTCTGGACCCGGCCCAGCTCCGGCGGGCCGGGGTGGTCCCCGGCGTCTCCCACGTGCAACGGGCGCTCGTGTCCGACAACGGAGACGACGTGGATGCCTGGATCCGGCCCGACCACCACTGGTATCCGGTAGCCCGTGCCGAGGCCCTACGGGACTGGGACGACGCTGTCAGCCCCCTTGACGACCTGGAACCCGAGGTAGCGCTGTGA
- the fabD gene encoding ACP S-malonyltransferase has translation MRAFLFPGQGTQKVGMGTYLRERYPQLIEPLWQEADGILGFSLTRLCEEGPSEELRHMTVTQPAVFMCSYTALVAARANGAEPDVIAGHSLGEYSALAAAGVLTWQEVLQLVHRRGQLMARVHDEVDGKMAAILGLTIEQVEEICAQVRSDTGEVVEVANHNEPLQVVVSGQSAAIDLLVQRVSTVTDARGSVLRIGGPAHSSLMGGATKDFVEFLQRFDFCPPKTMLISGSTAEPYATGEEIRRQLGDQLVHRVRWVDVMAKLEQLSVARTWELGPGRVLTGFVQRSLPAVQTYRANDLPSFLAGVTGW, from the coding sequence GTGAGAGCGTTCCTGTTCCCCGGACAGGGAACCCAGAAAGTCGGCATGGGTACCTACCTGCGAGAACGGTACCCCCAACTCATCGAACCGCTGTGGCAAGAGGCAGACGGGATCTTGGGCTTCTCCCTCACGCGCCTCTGTGAGGAGGGGCCGAGCGAAGAGCTCCGTCACATGACGGTCACTCAGCCGGCCGTCTTCATGTGCAGCTACACGGCCCTGGTCGCCGCGCGGGCGAACGGCGCGGAACCGGACGTCATCGCGGGCCACAGTCTGGGGGAGTACTCGGCTCTCGCGGCGGCCGGCGTGCTCACCTGGCAAGAGGTTCTCCAGCTCGTCCACCGTCGTGGTCAGCTCATGGCCAGGGTGCACGACGAGGTGGACGGAAAGATGGCGGCGATCCTCGGTCTCACGATCGAGCAGGTCGAGGAGATCTGCGCGCAGGTGCGGTCCGACACCGGTGAGGTGGTCGAGGTGGCCAACCACAACGAGCCCCTCCAGGTCGTGGTCTCCGGCCAATCCGCTGCCATCGACCTCCTGGTTCAGCGCGTCAGCACGGTGACGGACGCCCGCGGATCGGTGCTGAGAATCGGAGGCCCGGCTCACTCCAGTCTCATGGGGGGCGCGACGAAGGACTTCGTGGAGTTCCTCCAGCGCTTCGACTTCTGTCCGCCCAAGACGATGCTGATCTCCGGGTCGACCGCCGAACCTTATGCGACGGGGGAGGAGATCCGGCGTCAGCTCGGCGATCAGCTGGTGCACCGGGTCCGCTGGGTCGACGTGATGGCCAAGCTCGAGCAGCTGTCTGTGGCGCGCACCTGGGAGCTGGGCCCGGGCAGGGTCCTCACGGGGTTCGTCCAGCGGTCGTTACCGGCGGTGCAGACCTATCGTGCCAATGACCTGCCGTCCTTTCTGGCCGGCGTGACGGGCTGGTGA
- a CDS encoding acyltransferase domain-containing protein has product MLPGQGSQFASMGVSLYESDARFRRALDDFFDAFGTGAVRLRDEWLHGGAQDLGRGSIAQPLLFGVNYAAGVVWLEDLKDADVTLIGHSVGELAAAVLAGAFDLELAGALLNKRAQLLDAAPRGGMIACRATEETLREHVGVLGGSAVIAAENADNQCVVSCADEDLPDTMRYLGSQRVTCMRVASTEPFHSPLLRPAAREFEEFLSRRGHLLSSTGLPVVSAYSARKLSDQEIMPASFWTRQMAEKVEFWKALRGNFDSGPHTFVEIGPGTVLSMAARRLPSVRARLSTVVTTMPRHRPEPEHWRSVRREVAESFR; this is encoded by the coding sequence ATGCTGCCCGGCCAAGGGTCGCAGTTCGCCTCGATGGGGGTCTCGCTCTACGAATCCGATGCCCGGTTCAGGAGAGCACTCGACGACTTCTTCGATGCGTTCGGCACCGGCGCGGTGCGGCTCAGGGACGAGTGGCTCCATGGCGGGGCCCAGGACCTCGGCCGTGGATCGATCGCCCAGCCGCTGCTGTTCGGCGTCAACTACGCGGCCGGCGTGGTCTGGCTGGAGGACCTCAAGGATGCCGACGTCACGCTGATCGGTCATAGCGTGGGCGAATTGGCGGCGGCCGTGCTCGCGGGAGCCTTCGACCTCGAGCTGGCAGGCGCCCTGCTGAACAAACGGGCTCAACTCCTCGACGCCGCCCCTCGCGGTGGCATGATCGCATGCCGCGCGACAGAGGAGACACTGCGGGAACACGTCGGTGTGCTGGGCGGGAGCGCTGTCATCGCGGCGGAGAACGCGGACAACCAGTGCGTCGTGAGCTGTGCCGATGAAGATCTCCCGGACACGATGCGGTACTTGGGGTCGCAGCGTGTGACGTGCATGCGCGTCGCCTCGACCGAGCCGTTCCACTCTCCCCTCCTGAGGCCAGCCGCACGTGAGTTCGAGGAGTTTCTGAGTCGGCGCGGCCATCTCCTGTCCTCGACAGGGCTGCCAGTGGTCTCGGCGTATTCGGCCCGAAAGCTCAGTGACCAAGAGATCATGCCCGCCTCGTTCTGGACGCGCCAGATGGCCGAAAAAGTTGAATTTTGGAAGGCGCTTCGCGGCAACTTTGATTCCGGCCCGCACACATTCGTGGAAATCGGCCCGGGGACTGTCCTGTCCATGGCCGCCCGCCGATTGCCTTCCGTTCGTGCCCGACTTTCCACAGTGGTCACCACGATGCCGCGTCACCGGCCCGAGCCCGAGCATTGGAGATCCGTCAGGCGCGAGGTCGCCGAGTCGTTCCGCTAA